A section of the Kribbella sp. HUAS MG21 genome encodes:
- a CDS encoding ABC transporter permease, which translates to MRLLTAVLRTIRNSRRLAIGLILLGLMVLLALLSPLIVKLIGGGKDPIELAAYEKWLVPGPGHLLGTDQFGRDVLAMVVKALSVSLQIGAIAGLISTVVGVIVAFVAGYKGGWIDGVLSTFTGILLVIPTFPLLIALSAYAKNVSLFQVGVMISIFSWPFAAKTIRSQVLSLRTRPYVDLARVSKARDLEIIVTELLPNLLPFIGVGFASSALGAIFGLVGLEVIGLGPGGVIDLGQIIFNAISTGALTLGAWPMFVVPIVLLTLLFAALNMVNIGLEEVYNPRLRGVAGE; encoded by the coding sequence ATGAGACTTCTGACCGCGGTACTGCGAACCATCCGGAACAGCCGGCGCCTCGCGATCGGGCTGATCCTGCTCGGGCTGATGGTGCTGCTGGCCCTGCTCAGTCCGCTGATCGTGAAACTGATCGGCGGCGGCAAGGACCCGATCGAGCTGGCGGCGTACGAGAAGTGGCTGGTGCCCGGACCGGGGCATCTGCTCGGCACCGACCAGTTCGGGCGGGACGTGCTGGCGATGGTGGTGAAGGCGCTCTCGGTCTCGCTGCAGATCGGGGCGATCGCCGGGCTGATCTCCACGGTCGTCGGGGTGATCGTCGCGTTCGTCGCCGGGTACAAGGGCGGCTGGATCGACGGTGTGCTGTCGACGTTCACCGGCATCCTGCTGGTGATCCCGACGTTCCCGTTGCTGATCGCCCTGTCGGCGTACGCGAAGAACGTCAGCCTGTTCCAGGTCGGCGTGATGATCTCGATCTTCTCCTGGCCGTTCGCGGCCAAGACGATCCGGTCGCAGGTGCTCAGCCTGCGGACCCGGCCGTACGTCGACCTGGCGCGGGTGAGCAAGGCCCGGGACCTGGAGATCATCGTCACCGAGCTGCTGCCGAACCTGCTGCCGTTCATCGGTGTCGGGTTCGCGTCCTCGGCGCTCGGCGCGATCTTCGGGCTGGTCGGCCTGGAGGTGATCGGGCTCGGGCCGGGCGGTGTCATCGACCTCGGGCAGATCATCTTCAACGCGATCAGCACCGGCGCGCTGACGCTCGGCGCGTGGCCCATGTTCGTGGTGCCGATCGTACTGCTGACGCTGCTGTTCGCGGCGCTGAACATGGTGAACATCGGGCTGGAAGAGGTCTACAACCCGCGGCTGAGGGGAGTGGCAGGTGAGTAA
- a CDS encoding ABC transporter ATP-binding protein, giving the protein MSNVLEVKGLEVAYSTNRGDVQAVRGIDLDVRRGEILGIAGESGSGKSTLAVALLRLLKAPGKVTGGSAMFHPAGRSPVDLLQVQGEELRVLRWSALSYLPQGSMSSLNPVMRIQDQFKDVIVEHAPERKDSLGELIPRLLGQVGLEPRVARMYPHELSGGMKQRVLMAIAVALEPDLVIADEPTTALDVTIQRVILQSLADLRTDFGVTLMVISHDMGVHAQLADRVAVMYEGRLVEVGDVRQVFKDPRDAYTRQLIESIPKLGRRAS; this is encoded by the coding sequence GTGAGTAACGTTCTCGAGGTCAAGGGCCTCGAAGTCGCCTACTCCACGAACCGCGGCGATGTGCAGGCGGTGCGCGGGATCGACCTCGACGTCCGCCGCGGCGAGATCCTCGGCATCGCCGGCGAATCCGGCAGTGGCAAGAGCACGCTGGCCGTCGCGCTGCTCCGGTTGCTCAAGGCACCGGGCAAGGTGACCGGCGGCTCGGCGATGTTCCACCCGGCCGGACGGTCGCCGGTGGACCTGCTGCAGGTGCAGGGCGAGGAGCTGCGGGTGCTGCGCTGGAGCGCGCTGTCGTACCTCCCGCAGGGCTCGATGAGCTCGCTCAATCCGGTGATGCGCATCCAGGACCAGTTCAAGGACGTGATCGTCGAGCACGCGCCCGAGCGCAAGGACTCGCTGGGCGAGCTGATCCCGCGGCTGCTCGGCCAGGTCGGCCTGGAGCCGCGGGTCGCCCGGATGTATCCGCACGAGCTGTCCGGCGGCATGAAGCAGCGCGTGCTGATGGCGATCGCGGTCGCGCTCGAGCCGGACCTGGTGATCGCGGACGAGCCCACCACCGCGCTGGACGTGACGATCCAGCGGGTGATCCTGCAGTCGCTGGCGGACCTGCGCACCGACTTCGGCGTCACGCTGATGGTGATCTCGCACGACATGGGCGTGCACGCGCAGCTCGCCGACCGGGTCGCGGTGATGTACGAGGGCCGGCTCGTCGAAGTGGGCGACGTACGGCAGGTGTTCAAGGACCCGCGGGACGCGTACACCCGGCAGCTGATCGAGTCGATCCCGAAGCTGGGACGGAGGGCATCGTGA
- a CDS encoding ABC transporter ATP-binding protein, producing the protein MKSELELRGVQQRFHARGVAEGYITAVDDVSFSLAASPPQIVSLVGQSGSGKSTIARNVLGLQKPTAGSVLYGGKDIFKLSRAEYDEYRRDVQPVFQDPYAIFNPFYRVDRVLWKAVKKFKLADTAAKGLELIEESLRAVRLEPENVLGRYPHQLSGGQRQRIMLARVHMLRPSFIIADEPVSMLDAQVRKHFLDILLDFQREHGMTTLFITHDLSTVYYLGGEVMVITKGQIVERGPVSTVMHEPSHPYTKLLLDSIPQPDPDLRWTSRIAVDELDQVEDNTPADTTKPEAPII; encoded by the coding sequence GTGAAGTCGGAACTCGAACTTCGTGGCGTACAGCAACGATTCCACGCGCGCGGCGTCGCCGAGGGGTACATCACCGCGGTCGACGACGTGAGCTTCAGCCTGGCCGCGTCGCCGCCGCAGATCGTCAGCCTGGTCGGTCAGAGCGGGAGCGGGAAGAGCACGATCGCGCGGAACGTGCTCGGTCTGCAGAAGCCCACGGCCGGATCGGTGCTGTACGGCGGCAAGGACATCTTCAAGCTCAGCCGGGCCGAGTACGACGAGTACCGGCGCGACGTGCAGCCGGTGTTCCAGGACCCGTACGCGATCTTCAACCCGTTCTACCGGGTGGACCGGGTGCTCTGGAAGGCGGTGAAGAAGTTCAAGCTCGCGGACACCGCCGCGAAGGGCCTCGAGCTGATCGAGGAGTCGCTGCGCGCGGTGCGGCTGGAGCCGGAGAACGTGCTCGGGCGGTACCCGCACCAGCTCTCCGGCGGCCAGCGGCAGCGGATCATGCTGGCCCGCGTGCACATGCTGCGGCCGTCGTTCATCATCGCGGACGAGCCGGTGTCGATGCTGGACGCCCAGGTGCGCAAGCACTTCCTGGACATCCTGCTCGACTTCCAGCGCGAGCACGGGATGACGACGCTGTTCATCACCCACGACCTGTCGACGGTGTACTACCTCGGCGGCGAGGTCATGGTCATCACCAAGGGCCAGATCGTCGAACGCGGCCCGGTCTCCACGGTGATGCACGAGCCGTCGCATCCGTACACCAAGCTGCTGCTCGACTCGATCCCGCAGCCCGATCCGGACCTGCGCTGGACCAGCCGGATCGCCGTCGACGAACTCGACCAGGTCGAGGACAACACCCCGGCGGACACCACCAAGCCGGAGGCGCCGATCATCTAG
- a CDS encoding methyltransferase domain-containing protein, with translation MNDYIFDTGSELGQDHLDHLGRLLDTPTTWRLDRLGLTADMRCLELGAGSGSIANWLAARTREVVAVDIDTTQLYDVAPGVQVHRYDLRDGLPVDGPFDLIHARLLLLHLPEREQLLTRLVDALAPGGHLVLGDITGRPLDVVAVPDPADRDLWEKIQHLSHHVVSPARGVSWTWARETPERMTAAGLVDVDVMQYSLTSAGGTDGCLLHRNLNQQAEPLLLAAGATQDELTRYRALMLNPRFRAWFYELLYTNARKPA, from the coding sequence ATGAACGACTACATCTTCGACACCGGCAGCGAGCTCGGCCAGGACCACCTCGACCACCTCGGCCGGCTGCTCGACACCCCGACGACCTGGCGCCTGGACCGGCTCGGCCTGACCGCGGACATGCGCTGCCTGGAGCTCGGCGCGGGCAGCGGTTCGATCGCGAACTGGCTCGCCGCTCGCACCCGCGAAGTGGTTGCCGTCGACATCGACACGACCCAGTTGTACGACGTCGCGCCCGGCGTCCAGGTACACCGGTACGACCTGCGTGACGGGCTACCGGTCGACGGACCGTTCGACCTGATCCACGCCCGGCTGCTGCTCCTCCACCTGCCGGAACGCGAGCAGCTCCTCACCCGGCTGGTCGACGCCCTGGCGCCCGGCGGGCACCTGGTGCTCGGCGACATCACCGGCCGGCCGCTCGACGTCGTCGCCGTACCCGATCCGGCCGATCGGGACCTCTGGGAGAAGATCCAGCACCTGTCCCATCACGTGGTCAGCCCGGCCCGCGGCGTCAGCTGGACCTGGGCGCGCGAGACACCGGAACGGATGACGGCCGCGGGCCTGGTCGACGTCGATGTGATGCAGTACTCGCTGACGTCCGCCGGCGGCACCGACGGTTGCCTGCTGCACCGCAACCTCAACCAGCAGGCCGAGCCGCTGCTGCTCGCCGCCGGCGCCACCCAGGACGAACTCACCCGTTACCGCGCACTGATGCTGAACCCGCGCTTCCGGGCGTGGTTCTACGAACTGCTGTACACCAACGCCCGGAAGCCGGCCTAG
- a CDS encoding BTAD domain-containing putative transcriptional regulator: protein MGQVDIRLLGPFEVRRGGRVVRVPGRKVRSLLVVLALYCGRTVSVDGLGRALWADDPPQRLRGSLQTYVGRLRRVLGDNAIVTEPTGYRLDLPPECVDVRRFHQLLDARDPEQALALWRGDPFGGTNSPWLEEHEAPALVERYLTAWEQLPDPDIPALHKLTTRYPFRETLWLRLFTALRDAGRSAEALDRYEAFRTHLADELGADPAPELQAVHRSLLTARPKPRPLPRDLTRFFGRAQELAELDRLLSTSRLVTIAGPPGAGKTRLSRELTARIGSRYAAGVVLVELASTSAQALLADVIEDADVLVVLDNCEHIVDAARAAALRVLADYPSVRIVTTSRVPLGAPGEQVFRLPPLAQTHASLLFADRAALVSGTTPADEPTVDAICRKLDGLPLAIELAAAWSRVLSPREILDRLAPLLHQTDGTMRAALDWSHNLLTAPQQLLFERLAVFAGSFDLQALEYVADLGDDLLRALTGLVDHSLVLTDRLPDGTVRYRLLEPVRQYAATLLDDAPTTRARHAQHYLSVAQRGDSDLHGTDRGRAVMNLQRDEGNFLAALTWARSQIDDTGLRLSTALAYYWEVRGFVNDARAWLEEFVHQGDPTLRAVALARLGRLAWRQRDYEAARRAYEDSLELHRRLGDEPGTARARRNLALVAAATGETTYAVELCEQSIATFDKLGNDRGRGWTLSVLGLTHCERGDWAAAAPCFHGTLEAGRTAGSAALTFAGRIGLAYLAAESGDVDGHREQLTAMIAELRKASGLIEDPEWLWASMSLAASEGRVRASLRLAGAATALSRRGGRMSDVTTVHCDAIVERLRRQLGARVADRLMAAGRQLTQDELMAEALASPTTADKPLSARELGVAELAGQGLSNEQIAAALVISRRTVESHLEHIRHKLDLSSRYEIIAWALSRSG, encoded by the coding sequence ATGGGACAGGTCGACATACGGCTGCTCGGTCCGTTCGAGGTTCGGCGGGGTGGGCGGGTGGTGCGGGTTCCGGGGCGTAAGGTGCGGAGCCTGCTGGTCGTGCTCGCGTTGTACTGCGGGCGTACGGTGTCCGTCGACGGCCTCGGACGCGCGCTGTGGGCGGACGACCCGCCGCAACGGCTGCGCGGGAGCCTGCAGACGTACGTCGGGCGGTTGCGCCGCGTCCTCGGCGACAACGCGATCGTCACCGAACCGACCGGCTACCGGCTCGACCTCCCGCCGGAGTGTGTCGACGTACGGCGTTTCCATCAGCTGCTCGACGCGCGCGATCCCGAACAGGCGTTGGCGTTGTGGCGCGGAGACCCGTTCGGCGGCACCAACTCACCATGGCTGGAGGAACACGAGGCCCCGGCGCTTGTCGAGCGCTACCTCACCGCCTGGGAACAGCTACCCGACCCCGACATCCCCGCACTCCACAAGCTCACGACGCGCTACCCGTTCCGCGAAACCCTTTGGCTGCGACTGTTCACCGCACTGCGCGACGCCGGCCGATCCGCCGAAGCCCTCGACCGCTACGAAGCCTTCCGCACCCACCTCGCCGACGAACTCGGCGCCGACCCCGCCCCCGAACTCCAAGCCGTCCACCGCAGCCTCCTCACCGCCCGCCCGAAACCACGACCACTCCCCCGCGACCTCACCCGCTTCTTCGGCCGCGCCCAGGAACTCGCCGAACTCGACCGCCTCCTGAGCACCTCCCGCCTGGTGACAATCGCCGGCCCACCCGGCGCCGGCAAGACCCGCCTGAGCCGTGAACTAACGGCCAGGATCGGTTCCCGGTACGCCGCCGGCGTCGTCCTCGTCGAGCTCGCCTCCACATCCGCCCAGGCCCTGCTCGCCGACGTCATCGAGGACGCCGACGTCCTGGTCGTCCTGGACAACTGCGAACACATCGTCGACGCGGCCCGCGCCGCGGCACTCCGCGTCCTCGCCGACTACCCGTCGGTCCGCATCGTCACCACCAGCCGCGTCCCGCTCGGCGCGCCTGGCGAGCAGGTCTTCCGCCTCCCACCACTCGCCCAGACCCACGCGAGCCTCCTGTTCGCCGACCGGGCCGCTCTCGTCTCCGGTACGACGCCCGCCGACGAGCCGACAGTCGACGCGATCTGCCGCAAGCTCGACGGCCTACCGCTAGCCATCGAACTCGCCGCCGCGTGGAGCCGAGTCCTCTCGCCGCGCGAGATCCTCGACCGCCTCGCTCCCCTGCTCCACCAGACCGACGGCACCATGCGCGCCGCACTCGACTGGAGCCACAACCTCCTCACCGCCCCACAACAGCTCCTGTTCGAACGACTCGCGGTATTCGCAGGCAGCTTCGACCTGCAAGCCCTGGAGTACGTCGCCGACCTCGGTGACGACCTGCTCCGCGCGCTGACCGGCCTCGTCGACCACTCCCTCGTCCTCACCGATCGCCTGCCCGACGGGACCGTTCGCTACCGCCTCCTGGAACCCGTCCGCCAGTACGCCGCCACGCTCCTGGACGACGCACCGACAACAAGAGCACGCCACGCCCAGCACTACCTGTCCGTCGCCCAACGCGGCGACTCCGACCTGCACGGCACCGACCGAGGCCGCGCCGTGATGAACCTGCAGCGCGACGAAGGCAACTTCCTCGCCGCGCTCACCTGGGCACGCTCGCAGATCGACGACACCGGACTACGCCTGTCCACAGCCCTCGCCTACTACTGGGAGGTCCGCGGCTTCGTCAACGACGCAAGGGCCTGGCTGGAGGAGTTCGTCCACCAGGGCGACCCCACACTGCGCGCCGTCGCCCTGGCGCGACTGGGCCGACTGGCCTGGCGCCAGCGCGACTACGAGGCCGCCCGCCGCGCCTACGAGGACAGCCTGGAGCTGCATCGTCGGCTGGGCGACGAGCCCGGCACCGCCCGAGCCCGACGCAACCTCGCACTCGTCGCCGCGGCGACCGGCGAGACGACGTACGCCGTGGAACTCTGCGAGCAGAGCATCGCGACGTTCGACAAGCTCGGGAACGACCGCGGCCGCGGCTGGACGTTGTCGGTGCTCGGCCTGACACACTGCGAGCGCGGCGACTGGGCCGCGGCTGCGCCCTGCTTCCACGGGACGCTCGAGGCCGGTCGCACGGCAGGCAGCGCCGCTCTCACCTTCGCCGGCCGGATCGGCCTCGCTTACCTCGCCGCAGAATCCGGCGACGTCGACGGTCACCGTGAACAGCTGACCGCAATGATCGCCGAGCTCCGCAAGGCCTCCGGCCTGATCGAGGATCCGGAATGGCTGTGGGCGAGCATGAGCCTCGCCGCGAGCGAAGGCCGGGTCCGCGCGTCGCTGCGGCTCGCCGGGGCCGCGACCGCGCTGAGCCGGCGCGGCGGCCGGATGTCGGACGTCACCACCGTGCACTGCGACGCGATCGTGGAGCGACTCCGGCGGCAGCTCGGCGCCCGGGTCGCCGATCGGCTGATGGCGGCCGGACGACAGCTCACGCAGGACGAACTGATGGCTGAGGCACTCGCCTCGCCCACGACCGCCGACAAGCCACTCAGCGCCCGGGAGCTCGGGGTCGCCGAGCTCGCCGGGCAGGGCCTGAGCAACGAGCAGATCGCGGCCGCGCTGGTGATCTCCCGCCGTACGGTCGAATCGCACCTGGAGCACATCCGGCACAAGCTCGACCTGAGCAGCCGGTACGAGATCATCGCCTGGGCGCTGTCCCGATCCGGGTGA
- a CDS encoding M6 family metalloprotease domain-containing protein yields the protein MRLVAVLAAVSVPSVALASPGGNAPPDPVNAWQYPHWPQTQPWQESGPDARVAATVAGGLPGPIDPQNWENPDHMTWDDYVKPPGTNWADPAVKGSERTFKGALVLVDYPNQDFVVTKPKGSTPFGNPSAAANGVPRENVAQFYKDFLNTPTPLNHGHTLHEYWMEDSGGRYGVDLTAFGPYRMPGKSHEYAMEMQDDEDCPAGDNCARDLRTDGRAAWIADQGADVPAGFDFVFFLSAGQDESSTWQEFGMMKFPVKEDVSEEFGPPDPAQRNWSGTRYVDWTSWAAGASIWPNASRGSSTQAESSGMGVFAHEFSHILGIGDNYNNPYGVPPRRAYTGIWEMLSRGSFNGPGGPHSRWMIPATGGASMGAQHMLRNKIKLEMVDEQNVLRLSREALASSGVVIANVKARSVNPGAKDLSGINVVLGGKGDLAPPCDEKTDPFCDGREYQNYTVEVVDRMGTDSFTPDAGVLLAKTKNLDDAPFEWVIDANPQDIGMTDYVLPDGTKVPITLGDYRQLSDALFHAGTNSGSEYEYTDTGNRLHFYVTDVHRDRQGVLSYTVAIRSLDGAGPQKRGVRLLPTVAEPDRNGVQTCNFRLTNTGQAGTTSTQPEDVTQYVKGDVYRLTAKSNGWPIALPNALATANAGQQVTVAVHTKPGSTPLGRITLTATSESDPTKSATATCTAVKR from the coding sequence GTGCGGTTGGTTGCTGTGCTCGCTGCTGTCTCGGTGCCGTCGGTGGCGCTGGCTTCACCTGGTGGGAATGCACCGCCGGATCCGGTGAACGCCTGGCAGTACCCGCACTGGCCGCAGACGCAGCCTTGGCAGGAGTCGGGGCCGGACGCGCGCGTGGCTGCGACGGTTGCCGGTGGGTTGCCGGGGCCGATCGACCCGCAGAACTGGGAGAACCCGGACCACATGACGTGGGACGACTACGTCAAGCCGCCGGGGACCAACTGGGCCGATCCGGCGGTCAAGGGATCGGAGCGGACCTTCAAGGGTGCGCTCGTGCTCGTCGACTACCCCAACCAGGACTTCGTGGTCACGAAGCCGAAGGGCTCGACCCCGTTCGGCAACCCGAGCGCGGCCGCGAACGGCGTACCGCGGGAGAACGTCGCCCAGTTCTACAAGGACTTCCTCAACACCCCGACACCGCTGAATCACGGTCACACACTGCACGAGTACTGGATGGAGGACTCCGGCGGGCGGTACGGCGTCGACCTCACCGCGTTCGGGCCCTACCGGATGCCGGGCAAGTCGCACGAGTACGCGATGGAGATGCAGGACGACGAGGACTGCCCCGCGGGCGACAACTGCGCGCGGGACCTGCGCACCGACGGCCGGGCCGCGTGGATCGCCGACCAAGGTGCCGACGTACCGGCCGGGTTCGACTTCGTGTTCTTCCTCAGCGCCGGGCAGGACGAGTCGTCCACCTGGCAGGAGTTCGGGATGATGAAGTTCCCGGTGAAGGAGGACGTGTCGGAGGAGTTCGGCCCGCCGGACCCGGCGCAGCGCAACTGGTCCGGGACGCGGTACGTCGACTGGACGTCGTGGGCGGCCGGCGCCTCGATCTGGCCGAACGCGAGCCGCGGCTCGTCCACCCAGGCGGAGAGCTCCGGGATGGGCGTGTTCGCGCACGAGTTCAGCCACATCCTCGGGATCGGCGACAACTACAACAACCCGTACGGCGTCCCGCCGCGGCGCGCGTACACGGGCATCTGGGAGATGCTCAGCCGGGGCAGCTTCAACGGCCCGGGCGGACCGCACAGCCGCTGGATGATCCCGGCGACCGGCGGCGCGTCGATGGGCGCGCAACACATGCTGCGCAACAAGATCAAGCTCGAGATGGTCGACGAGCAGAACGTCCTGCGATTGTCCCGCGAGGCGCTGGCGTCGTCCGGAGTAGTGATCGCGAACGTCAAGGCCCGCAGCGTGAATCCGGGCGCGAAGGACCTGTCCGGGATCAACGTGGTGCTCGGCGGCAAGGGCGATCTCGCCCCGCCGTGCGACGAGAAGACGGATCCGTTCTGCGACGGCCGTGAGTACCAGAACTACACGGTCGAGGTCGTCGACCGGATGGGCACGGACTCGTTCACACCCGACGCCGGCGTGCTGCTCGCGAAGACCAAGAACCTCGACGACGCGCCGTTCGAGTGGGTGATCGACGCGAACCCGCAGGACATCGGCATGACCGACTACGTGCTGCCCGACGGAACGAAGGTGCCGATCACGCTCGGCGACTACCGGCAGCTTTCCGACGCGCTGTTCCACGCCGGCACGAACTCGGGCAGCGAGTACGAGTACACCGACACCGGGAACCGCCTGCACTTCTACGTCACCGACGTGCACCGTGACCGGCAGGGCGTGCTGTCCTACACGGTCGCGATCCGTTCCCTCGACGGCGCCGGACCTCAGAAGCGCGGCGTACGCCTGCTGCCGACGGTCGCCGAGCCGGACCGCAACGGCGTACAGACCTGCAACTTCCGGCTCACGAACACCGGCCAGGCGGGTACGACGTCCACGCAGCCCGAGGACGTAACGCAGTACGTCAAGGGCGACGTGTACCGCCTGACCGCGAAGTCCAACGGCTGGCCGATCGCCCTCCCGAACGCCTTGGCGACCGCCAACGCCGGCCAACAGGTCACGGTCGCCGTCCACACCAAGCCCGGCAGCACTCCGCTCGGCCGCATCACCCTGACCGCCACCTCCGAAAGCGACCCCACCAAGTCAGCCACCGCCACCTGCACCGCCGTCAAGCGCTGA
- a CDS encoding NAD-dependent succinate-semialdehyde dehydrogenase produces MPNSTEEEVRGAVGRVAAAYPEWRAWGVGERAAVVARAAELFAERADELAAIMTLEMGKRVSEGLGEVGIVVDIFRYYAQHGPALLADEPIDIKGGKAVITKGPIGPLLGIMPWNFPCYQVARFVAPNLVLGNTILLKHASICPRSARAIEEILHAAGVPEDVYVNTFASSRQIPAILADPRIAGVSLTGSEQAGISVAAEAGKHLKKTVLELGGSDPLIVLDTDDLDETVNATATARMRNCGQSCNAPKRMIVLADIYDEYVDRLTKRVTEYYVPGDPADPATKLPPLASAAAADEVAAQVATAVEQGATLRTGGRRITPGAYLEATVLTDVTPAMDAYYEEIFGPVVIVFRAEDEDDAVRLANDTPFGLGASVWGTDPDRNRRVADRIDAGMVYLNRAGGSQADLPFGGIKRSGLGRELGPAGIEEFMNKKSIRL; encoded by the coding sequence GTGCCTAACTCGACGGAGGAGGAGGTGCGGGGCGCGGTTGGGCGGGTGGCTGCGGCGTATCCGGAGTGGCGTGCCTGGGGTGTGGGGGAGCGGGCCGCGGTCGTGGCGAGAGCGGCGGAGTTGTTTGCGGAGCGGGCCGACGAGTTGGCCGCGATCATGACGCTGGAGATGGGGAAGCGGGTCAGCGAGGGGCTGGGAGAGGTCGGCATCGTGGTCGACATCTTCCGGTACTACGCCCAGCACGGGCCCGCGTTGCTCGCGGACGAGCCGATCGACATCAAGGGCGGGAAGGCCGTCATCACCAAGGGGCCGATCGGGCCGCTGCTCGGGATCATGCCGTGGAACTTCCCCTGCTACCAGGTCGCCAGGTTCGTCGCGCCGAACCTCGTGCTCGGCAACACGATCCTGCTCAAGCACGCCTCGATCTGCCCGCGGTCCGCGCGCGCGATCGAGGAGATCCTGCACGCGGCCGGCGTACCCGAGGACGTCTACGTGAACACGTTCGCGTCCAGCCGGCAGATCCCCGCGATCCTCGCCGACCCGCGGATCGCCGGCGTCTCGCTGACCGGCAGCGAACAGGCCGGCATCTCGGTCGCCGCCGAGGCCGGGAAGCACCTGAAGAAGACCGTGCTCGAGCTCGGCGGCTCGGATCCGCTGATCGTCCTCGACACCGACGACCTGGACGAGACCGTCAACGCCACCGCGACCGCGCGGATGCGGAACTGCGGCCAGTCCTGCAACGCGCCCAAGCGGATGATCGTCCTGGCGGACATCTACGACGAGTACGTCGACCGGCTCACCAAGCGCGTCACGGAGTACTACGTCCCGGGCGACCCCGCCGACCCCGCGACGAAACTCCCGCCGCTCGCCTCCGCGGCCGCCGCGGACGAGGTCGCCGCCCAGGTCGCGACGGCGGTCGAACAGGGCGCCACCCTGCGCACCGGCGGCCGCCGAATCACGCCCGGCGCCTATCTCGAGGCGACCGTCCTGACCGACGTCACCCCGGCGATGGACGCGTACTACGAGGAGATCTTCGGCCCGGTCGTCATCGTGTTCCGGGCCGAAGACGAGGACGACGCGGTCCGGCTCGCGAACGACACCCCGTTCGGCCTCGGCGCCTCGGTCTGGGGGACCGACCCCGACCGCAACCGCCGGGTCGCGGACCGCATCGACGCCGGCATGGTGTACCTGAACCGCGCCGGCGGCTCCCAGGCCGACCTCCCGTTCGGCGGCATCAAACGCTCCGGCCTCGGCCGCGAACTGGGCCCGGCCGGCATCGAGGAGTTCATGAACAAGAAGTCCATCCGGCTCTGA
- a CDS encoding excalibur calcium-binding domain-containing protein, whose amino-acid sequence MRQFNAAPGWPDPPTKRWKPPKHWRPSESWPPAPAGWRFWVNEAGEPVRGPIGRYGGPSRVKVGAILAVPLALIAAVLFNPFGGGDDTVGSLQVRTSEPTPVPTSAPTTDTTSVPTTSSAEPSTAQTSAGPTTSPTSPPTAPGTSPSPSTVGATSPPPTTPTPTPRPTPEPTEPSPTAPRTTPTPTVVPVTTAAVVFRSCAEARAAGKAPLHRGEPGYSAALDRNGDGVACDRGNS is encoded by the coding sequence GTGAGGCAGTTCAACGCAGCGCCCGGTTGGCCCGACCCGCCCACCAAACGCTGGAAACCACCGAAGCACTGGCGCCCGTCCGAGTCCTGGCCGCCCGCACCGGCCGGCTGGAGGTTCTGGGTCAACGAGGCCGGCGAGCCGGTCCGCGGCCCGATCGGCCGGTACGGCGGACCGAGCAGGGTCAAGGTCGGCGCGATCCTGGCCGTACCGCTCGCGCTGATCGCCGCGGTGCTGTTCAACCCGTTCGGCGGCGGTGACGACACCGTGGGCTCGCTGCAGGTGCGAACGTCGGAACCGACGCCGGTCCCGACGAGCGCACCCACGACGGACACGACGTCGGTACCGACAACATCGTCGGCCGAGCCGAGCACGGCGCAGACCAGCGCTGGGCCGACCACGTCGCCAACTTCACCGCCGACGGCACCGGGCACGTCGCCGAGTCCGTCGACGGTTGGTGCCACCTCGCCGCCGCCGACGACGCCAACGCCGACGCCGCGCCCGACGCCGGAGCCGACCGAGCCGTCACCGACGGCACCCCGGACGACGCCGACGCCGACCGTGGTCCCGGTGACGACTGCGGCGGTCGTGTTCCGCAGCTGCGCCGAGGCCCGCGCCGCCGGCAAGGCCCCGCTGCACCGTGGGGAGCCCGGCTACTCGGCGGCGCTCGACCGCAACGGCGACGGCGTGGCCTGCGACCGCGGCAACTCCTGA
- a CDS encoding PaaI family thioesterase — MTETQRATRSRTFEWADPAETAARLGRASGLEMLRAMRDGELPAPPILHLIGGTGFEVEEGKVTVLMPAAEFHYNPLGSVHGGVIATLLDTAAGCTVHSSLPAGVGYTSLDLMTRFVRPVTTDSGLLRCEGGIISRGRRTAVAEAHLYDERGKLLAHATSTCLIFELPQA, encoded by the coding sequence ATGACGGAGACTCAGCGGGCGACCCGCAGCCGGACCTTCGAGTGGGCGGATCCGGCGGAGACGGCGGCGCGGCTCGGCCGCGCGTCGGGGCTGGAGATGCTGCGGGCGATGCGCGACGGCGAACTGCCGGCGCCGCCGATCCTGCATCTGATCGGCGGCACCGGGTTCGAGGTCGAGGAGGGCAAGGTCACCGTGCTGATGCCGGCGGCCGAATTCCACTACAACCCGCTCGGCAGCGTGCACGGCGGCGTCATCGCGACCCTGCTCGACACCGCCGCCGGCTGCACCGTGCACTCGTCACTGCCCGCGGGCGTCGGCTACACCTCACTCGACCTGATGACGCGCTTCGTCAGGCCGGTCACGACCGACTCCGGCCTGCTCCGCTGCGAGGGCGGGATCATCAGCCGCGGCCGTCGTACGGCGGTCGCCGAAGCCCACCTGTACGACGAACGCGGCAAACTCCTCGCCCACGCAACGTCAACCTGCCTGATCTTCGAGCTCCCGCAGGCCTGA